Proteins from a genomic interval of Arvicola amphibius chromosome 14, mArvAmp1.2, whole genome shotgun sequence:
- the Itga10 gene encoding integrin alpha-10 isoform X1: MDVVIVLDGSNSIYPWSEVQTFLRRLVGRLFIDPEQIQVGLVQYGESPVHEWSLGDFRTKEEVVRAARNLSRREGRETRTAQAIMLACTEGFSPSRGGRPEAARLLVVVTDGESHDGEELPAALKACEAGRVTRYGIAVLGHYLRRQRDPSSFLREIRDIASDPDERFFFNVTDEAALTDIVDALGDRIFGLEGSRGENESSFGLEMSEIGFSTHRLQDGILFGMVGAYDWGGSVLWLEEGRRLFPPRTALEDEFPPALQNHAAYLGYSVSSMLLPGGRRLFLSGAPRFRHRGKVIAFQLKKDGSLRVTQSLQGDQIGSYFGSELCPLDTDKDGVTDVLLVAAPMFLGPQNKETGRVYVYVVGQQILLMLQGTLQPERPQDSRFGFAMAALPDLNQDGFADVAVGAPLEDGHRGALYLYHGTQNGIRPHPTQRIAAVSMPQALRYFGRSVDGRLDLDGDDLVDVAVGAHGAAILLSSQPIIHLLPTLDVKPPHISVVQKDCRRRGQEAACLTAALCFRVTSHTAGRWNRRFYIQFSASLDEWTAGARAAFDGSGQRLSPRQLQLSVGNVTCELLHFHVLDTSDYLRPVALTVTFTLDNTTKPGPVLDEGSSTSVRKLVPFSKDCGPDNECVTDLVLQADMDIRGSRKSPFVVHGDRQKLLVSATLENKKENAYNTSLSVRFSRNLHLTSLTPQRAKSVKVECTVPSPHARVCIVGHPVFQAGAKVTFLLEFEFSCTFLLSQALVRLTASSGSLERNETLQDNTVQTSAYIQYEPHLLFSSESTLHRYEVHPYRTLPVGPGPEFKTTLRVQNLGCHVVSGLIISALLPAVAHGGSYFLSLSQVLASNASCIVQNLTEPPEPPVHPEELQHTNRLNGSNTRCQAVRCHLGQLAKGTEISVGLLRLIHNEFFRRAKFKSLTVVSTFKLGTEKGSVLQLTDAPSWSESLLEVIQSPTAPISLWILVGSVLGGLLLLALLVFCLWKLGFFARKKIPKEEPTDEKLEQ, from the exons ATGGACGTCGTCATTGTTTTGGATGGCTCCAATAGTATCTATCCCTGGTCTGAAGTTCAGACTTTCCTTCGGAGGCTGGTAGGGAGACTCTTTATTGATCCGGAGCAGATACAG GTAGGACTGGTACAGTATGGGGAGAGCCCTGTGCACGAGTGGTCCCTGGGAGATTTCCGAACCAAGGAAGAAGTTGTGAGAGCAGCAAGGAACCTCAGCCGGCGGGAGGGGCGAGAAACAAGAACTGCCCAAGCGATAATGCTGGCATG cacAGAAGGGTTCAGTCCGTCCCGAGGGGGCAGACCTGAGGCTGCAAGGCTGCTGGTGGTTGTCACCGATGGAGAATCCCATGATGGGGAGGAGCTTCCAGCCGCACTAAAGGCCTGTGAGGCTGGAAGAGTAACACGTTACGGGATCGCG gtccttggtcACTATCTCCGGCGACAGAGAGACCCCAGCTCTTTTCTTCGGGAAATCAGAGATATCGCTAGTGATCCAGATGAGCGATTCTTCTTTAATGTCACAGATGAGGCTGCACTGACGGACATTGTGGATGCACTGGGAGACCGAATATTTGGTCTTGAAG GGTCCCGTGGGGAAAATGAAAGCTCCTTTGGGCTAGAAATGTCTGAGATTGGCTTCTCCACCCACCGATTACAG GATGGGATTCTCTTTGGGATGGTGGGGGCCTATGACTGGGGGGGCTCGGTACTATGGCTTGAAGAAGGTCGCCGCCTTTTCCCCCCACGAACGGCCCTGGAAGATGAGTTTCCCCCTGCCTTGCAGAACCACGCAGCCTACCTGG GTTACTCTGTTTCCTCCATGCTTCTGCCCGGTGGCCGCCGCCTCTTCCTCTCGGGGGCCCCGAGGTTTAGACACCGAGGGAAAGTCATCGCCTTCCAGCTAAAGAAAGATGGGTCTCTGAGGGTCACCCAGAGCCTCCAGGGGGACCAG ATTGGCTCGTACTTTGGCAGTGAGCTCTGCCCATTGGATACAGACAAGGATGGGGTAACTGATGTCTTACTTGTGGCGGCCCCCATGTTCCTGGGTCCCCAGAACAAAGAGACCGgacgtgtgtatgtatatgtggtgggCCAG CAAATTTTGCTGATGCTCCAAGGAACCCTTCAGCCAGAACGTCCCCAGGATTCTCGTTTTGGCTTTGCCATGGCTGCTCTTCCCGATCTGAACCAAGATGGTTTCGCTGATGTGGCTGTGGGGGCTCCCCTGGAGGATGGGCACCGGGGAGCGCTCTACCTGTATCACGGCACCCAGAACGGAATCAGGCCCCATCCTACCCAG CGGATTGCTGCTGTATCCATGCCACAGGCCCTCCGCTACTTTGGCCGAAGTGTGGATGGCCGGTTAGACCTGGACGGAGATGATCTTGTGGACGTTGCTGTGGGTGCCCATGGGGCAGCCATCCTGCTCAG CTCCCAGCCCATCATACACCTGCTGCCAACCCTGGATGTGAAGCCACCGCACATCAGTGTGGTTCAAAAGGACTGTAGGCGAAGAGGCCAGGAAGCAGCCTGCCTCACCGCAGCCCTGTGCTTCCGAGTAACCTCTCACACGGCCGGGCGTTGGAACCGCAGATTCT ACATCCAGTTCTCGGCATCACTGGATGAGTGGACAGCTGGGGCGCGTGCAGCATTTGATGGCTCTGGCCAGCGGCTGTCGCCTCGGCAGCTCCAGCTCAGTGTAGGGAATGTCACCTGTGAGCTGCTGCACTTCCACGTACTG GATACATCGGATTACCTCCGGCCAGTCGCCTTGACTGTGACTTTTACCTTGGACAACACCACAAAGCCAGGGCCTGTGCTGGATGAGGGATCGTCCACCTCTGTCCGAAAGCTG GTCCCCTTCTCAAAAGACTGCGGCCCTGACAATGAATGTGTCACAGACCTGGTACTTCAAGCAGACATGGACATCAGGGGCTCCAG GAAGTCCCCATTTGTGGTTCACGGGGACCGACAGAAACTGCTGGTGTCAGCAACCCtggagaacaagaaggaaaacgCCTACAACACTAGTCTGAGTGTCAGGTTCTCTAGAAACCTCCACCTGACCAGTCTTACTCCTCAG AGAGCCAAATCAGTGAAGGTGGAATGTACTGTCCCTTCCCCCCATGCCCGGGTGTGTATCGTGGGCCATCCAGTCTTCCAGGCGGGGGCCAAG GTGACCTTTCTGTTAGAGTTTGAATTTAGCTGCACCTTCCTCCTGAGCCAGGCCTTGGTGAGGCTGACTGCCAGCAG CGGTAGCCTGGAGAGAAACGAGACCCTTCAAGACAATACGGTTCAGACCTCCGCCTACATCCAATACGAGCCTCACCTCCTGTTCTCTAG TGAGTCCACCCTACATCGATACGAGGTTCACCCTTACAGGACTCTCCCAGTGGGTCCTGGCCCTGAATTCAAAACCACTCTTAGG GTTCAGAACCTTGGCTGTCATGTGGTCAGTGGCCTCATCATCTCAGCCCTCCTTCCAGCTGTGGCCCACGGGGGCAGTTACTTCCTGTCACTGTCTCAAGTCCTCGCTAGCAAT GCAAGCTGCATAGTACAGAATCTGACTGAGCCTCCAGAACCCCCGGTGCACCCAGAGGAGCTGCAGCACACAAACAGACTG AATGGGAGTAACACTCGGTGTCAGGCGGTGAGGTGCCATCTTGGACAGCTGGCAAAGGGGACAGAGATCTCTGTTGGACTGCTGAGGCTGATTCACAACGAATTCTTCCGGAGG GCCAAGTTCAAGTCTCTGACGGTGGTCAGCACCTTCAAGTTAGGAACTGAGAAGGGCAGTGTCCTACAGCTGACGGACGCTCCCTCCTGGAGTGAG AGCCTCTTGGAGGTGATTCAGAGCCCCACCGCCCCCATCTCCCTGTGGATCCTCGTTGGCAGCGTCCTGGGAGGATTGCTCCTGCTTGCTCTCCTTGTCTTCTGCCTGTGGAAG CTTGGTTTCTTTGCCCGTAAGAAAATCCCCAAGGAAGAACCGACTGATGAGAAGTTGGAGCAGTGA
- the Itga10 gene encoding integrin alpha-10 isoform X2, whose product MLKNCVIKLPKGHKNLMMFEVGLVQYGESPVHEWSLGDFRTKEEVVRAARNLSRREGRETRTAQAIMLACTEGFSPSRGGRPEAARLLVVVTDGESHDGEELPAALKACEAGRVTRYGIAVLGHYLRRQRDPSSFLREIRDIASDPDERFFFNVTDEAALTDIVDALGDRIFGLEGSRGENESSFGLEMSEIGFSTHRLQDGILFGMVGAYDWGGSVLWLEEGRRLFPPRTALEDEFPPALQNHAAYLGYSVSSMLLPGGRRLFLSGAPRFRHRGKVIAFQLKKDGSLRVTQSLQGDQIGSYFGSELCPLDTDKDGVTDVLLVAAPMFLGPQNKETGRVYVYVVGQQILLMLQGTLQPERPQDSRFGFAMAALPDLNQDGFADVAVGAPLEDGHRGALYLYHGTQNGIRPHPTQRIAAVSMPQALRYFGRSVDGRLDLDGDDLVDVAVGAHGAAILLSSQPIIHLLPTLDVKPPHISVVQKDCRRRGQEAACLTAALCFRVTSHTAGRWNRRFYIQFSASLDEWTAGARAAFDGSGQRLSPRQLQLSVGNVTCELLHFHVLDTSDYLRPVALTVTFTLDNTTKPGPVLDEGSSTSVRKLVPFSKDCGPDNECVTDLVLQADMDIRGSRKSPFVVHGDRQKLLVSATLENKKENAYNTSLSVRFSRNLHLTSLTPQRAKSVKVECTVPSPHARVCIVGHPVFQAGAKVTFLLEFEFSCTFLLSQALVRLTASSGSLERNETLQDNTVQTSAYIQYEPHLLFSSESTLHRYEVHPYRTLPVGPGPEFKTTLRVQNLGCHVVSGLIISALLPAVAHGGSYFLSLSQVLASNASCIVQNLTEPPEPPVHPEELQHTNRLNGSNTRCQAVRCHLGQLAKGTEISVGLLRLIHNEFFRRAKFKSLTVVSTFKLGTEKGSVLQLTDAPSWSESLLEVIQSPTAPISLWILVGSVLGGLLLLALLVFCLWKLGFFARKKIPKEEPTDEKLEQ is encoded by the exons ATGCTCAAGAACTGTGTAATTAAGTTACCAAAAGGTCACAAAAATCTCATGATGTTTGAA GTAGGACTGGTACAGTATGGGGAGAGCCCTGTGCACGAGTGGTCCCTGGGAGATTTCCGAACCAAGGAAGAAGTTGTGAGAGCAGCAAGGAACCTCAGCCGGCGGGAGGGGCGAGAAACAAGAACTGCCCAAGCGATAATGCTGGCATG cacAGAAGGGTTCAGTCCGTCCCGAGGGGGCAGACCTGAGGCTGCAAGGCTGCTGGTGGTTGTCACCGATGGAGAATCCCATGATGGGGAGGAGCTTCCAGCCGCACTAAAGGCCTGTGAGGCTGGAAGAGTAACACGTTACGGGATCGCG gtccttggtcACTATCTCCGGCGACAGAGAGACCCCAGCTCTTTTCTTCGGGAAATCAGAGATATCGCTAGTGATCCAGATGAGCGATTCTTCTTTAATGTCACAGATGAGGCTGCACTGACGGACATTGTGGATGCACTGGGAGACCGAATATTTGGTCTTGAAG GGTCCCGTGGGGAAAATGAAAGCTCCTTTGGGCTAGAAATGTCTGAGATTGGCTTCTCCACCCACCGATTACAG GATGGGATTCTCTTTGGGATGGTGGGGGCCTATGACTGGGGGGGCTCGGTACTATGGCTTGAAGAAGGTCGCCGCCTTTTCCCCCCACGAACGGCCCTGGAAGATGAGTTTCCCCCTGCCTTGCAGAACCACGCAGCCTACCTGG GTTACTCTGTTTCCTCCATGCTTCTGCCCGGTGGCCGCCGCCTCTTCCTCTCGGGGGCCCCGAGGTTTAGACACCGAGGGAAAGTCATCGCCTTCCAGCTAAAGAAAGATGGGTCTCTGAGGGTCACCCAGAGCCTCCAGGGGGACCAG ATTGGCTCGTACTTTGGCAGTGAGCTCTGCCCATTGGATACAGACAAGGATGGGGTAACTGATGTCTTACTTGTGGCGGCCCCCATGTTCCTGGGTCCCCAGAACAAAGAGACCGgacgtgtgtatgtatatgtggtgggCCAG CAAATTTTGCTGATGCTCCAAGGAACCCTTCAGCCAGAACGTCCCCAGGATTCTCGTTTTGGCTTTGCCATGGCTGCTCTTCCCGATCTGAACCAAGATGGTTTCGCTGATGTGGCTGTGGGGGCTCCCCTGGAGGATGGGCACCGGGGAGCGCTCTACCTGTATCACGGCACCCAGAACGGAATCAGGCCCCATCCTACCCAG CGGATTGCTGCTGTATCCATGCCACAGGCCCTCCGCTACTTTGGCCGAAGTGTGGATGGCCGGTTAGACCTGGACGGAGATGATCTTGTGGACGTTGCTGTGGGTGCCCATGGGGCAGCCATCCTGCTCAG CTCCCAGCCCATCATACACCTGCTGCCAACCCTGGATGTGAAGCCACCGCACATCAGTGTGGTTCAAAAGGACTGTAGGCGAAGAGGCCAGGAAGCAGCCTGCCTCACCGCAGCCCTGTGCTTCCGAGTAACCTCTCACACGGCCGGGCGTTGGAACCGCAGATTCT ACATCCAGTTCTCGGCATCACTGGATGAGTGGACAGCTGGGGCGCGTGCAGCATTTGATGGCTCTGGCCAGCGGCTGTCGCCTCGGCAGCTCCAGCTCAGTGTAGGGAATGTCACCTGTGAGCTGCTGCACTTCCACGTACTG GATACATCGGATTACCTCCGGCCAGTCGCCTTGACTGTGACTTTTACCTTGGACAACACCACAAAGCCAGGGCCTGTGCTGGATGAGGGATCGTCCACCTCTGTCCGAAAGCTG GTCCCCTTCTCAAAAGACTGCGGCCCTGACAATGAATGTGTCACAGACCTGGTACTTCAAGCAGACATGGACATCAGGGGCTCCAG GAAGTCCCCATTTGTGGTTCACGGGGACCGACAGAAACTGCTGGTGTCAGCAACCCtggagaacaagaaggaaaacgCCTACAACACTAGTCTGAGTGTCAGGTTCTCTAGAAACCTCCACCTGACCAGTCTTACTCCTCAG AGAGCCAAATCAGTGAAGGTGGAATGTACTGTCCCTTCCCCCCATGCCCGGGTGTGTATCGTGGGCCATCCAGTCTTCCAGGCGGGGGCCAAG GTGACCTTTCTGTTAGAGTTTGAATTTAGCTGCACCTTCCTCCTGAGCCAGGCCTTGGTGAGGCTGACTGCCAGCAG CGGTAGCCTGGAGAGAAACGAGACCCTTCAAGACAATACGGTTCAGACCTCCGCCTACATCCAATACGAGCCTCACCTCCTGTTCTCTAG TGAGTCCACCCTACATCGATACGAGGTTCACCCTTACAGGACTCTCCCAGTGGGTCCTGGCCCTGAATTCAAAACCACTCTTAGG GTTCAGAACCTTGGCTGTCATGTGGTCAGTGGCCTCATCATCTCAGCCCTCCTTCCAGCTGTGGCCCACGGGGGCAGTTACTTCCTGTCACTGTCTCAAGTCCTCGCTAGCAAT GCAAGCTGCATAGTACAGAATCTGACTGAGCCTCCAGAACCCCCGGTGCACCCAGAGGAGCTGCAGCACACAAACAGACTG AATGGGAGTAACACTCGGTGTCAGGCGGTGAGGTGCCATCTTGGACAGCTGGCAAAGGGGACAGAGATCTCTGTTGGACTGCTGAGGCTGATTCACAACGAATTCTTCCGGAGG GCCAAGTTCAAGTCTCTGACGGTGGTCAGCACCTTCAAGTTAGGAACTGAGAAGGGCAGTGTCCTACAGCTGACGGACGCTCCCTCCTGGAGTGAG AGCCTCTTGGAGGTGATTCAGAGCCCCACCGCCCCCATCTCCCTGTGGATCCTCGTTGGCAGCGTCCTGGGAGGATTGCTCCTGCTTGCTCTCCTTGTCTTCTGCCTGTGGAAG CTTGGTTTCTTTGCCCGTAAGAAAATCCCCAAGGAAGAACCGACTGATGAGAAGTTGGAGCAGTGA